CCCACGACCGTGCGCTGCGCGAAGAAGTCTACGCCGCCTACTGCACCCGTGCGTCGGACCAGGGCCCGAATGCCGGTCAGAACGATAACGGCCCGGTCATGGAAGAAATCCTCGACCTGCGTCAAGAGCTGGCGAAACTGCTGGGCTTCACCAGTTTCTCGGAGCTGAGCCTGGCCACCAAAATGGCCGAATCCAGCGATCAGGTGCTGAGTTTCCTGCGCGATCTGGCCAAACGCAGCAAGCCGTTTGCAGCCCAGGATCTGGAACAGCTCAAGGCTTACGCCGCCGAGCAAGGCTGCCCGGACCTGCAAAGCTGGGACAGCGGTTTCTATGGCGAAAAACTTCGCGAGCAACGTTACAGCGTTGCCCAGGAAGCCCTGCGTGCCTACTTCCCTATCGATAAAGTGCTGAGTGGTCTGTTCGCCATCGTGCAACGCCTGTACGGCATCGAGATTGCTGAGCAAAAAGGCTTCGACACCTGGCACCCGGATGTCCGCCTGTTCGAAATCAAGGAAAATGGTCAGCACGTCGGACGCTTCTTCTTCGACCTCTACGCCCGCGCCAACAAGCGTGGCGGTGCCTGGATGGACGGCGCCCGCGACCGTCGTCGCACCGCCGAAGGCGTACTGCAAAACCCGGTGGCCAACCTGGTCTGCAATTTCACCCCGGCTGACAGCGGCAAGCCTGCGCTGCTGACACACGATGAAGTGACCACCCTGTTCCACGAGTTCGGCCATGGCCTGCATCATTTGCTGACCCGCGTCGAACACGCCGGGGTTTCAGGCATCAACGGCGTGGCTTGGGATGCGGTCGAGTTGCCAAGCCAGTTCATGGAAAACTGGTGCTGGGAGCCGGAAGGCCTGGCGCTGATTTCCGGTCATTACGAAACCGGCGAACCACTGCCGCAGGACCTGTTGGGCAAAATGCTCGCGGCGAAAAACTTCCAGTCCGGCCTGATGATGGTCCGCCAACTGGAGTTCTCGCTGTTCGACTTCGAGCTGCACGCCACCCACGGCGACGGTCGCAGTGTGCTGCAAGTGCTTGAAGGCGTGCGTGACGAGGTTTCGGTCATGCGTCCGCCGGCCTACAACCGTTTCCCCAACAGCTTCGCCCACATCTTCGCCGGTGGTTATGCGGCGGGTTACTACAGCTACAAATGGGCTGAAGTGCTGTCGGCTGACGCCTTTTCGAAGTTCGAAGAGGAAGGCGTGCTCAACGCCGACACCGGTCGTGCGTTCCGCGAAGCGATCCTGGCACGCGGCGGTTCCCAGGAGCCGATGGTGCTGTTCGTCGACTTCCGTGGCCGTGAGCCATCGATTGACGCACTCTTGCGCCACAGCGGCCTGAGTGAGGACGAAGCAGCATGAGCGAGGGTCCTGTGATTACCAAACGACGCTTTATCGCCGGTGCTGTTTGCCCGGCGTGCAGCGAGCCGGACAAGTTGATGATGTGGAGCGAAGACGACGTGCCGCATCGCGAGTGCGTGGCTTGCGGTTATTCCGACACGCTGAATGAACAAGGTCTGTCTGTGCCCAAGGAATTGGGCACCCGAGTCAACACCGCCGCGCTGAAGGTGCCAGACGCCAAGGTTCAAGCTGTGCAGTTTTTCCCGAACCCTAAGCTGAAGAAAAAGCCTGACGAGCAACACTGAGTAGCGAAATTTGCCTTCCACTGCGCAATGCAGTGGAAGGCATTGCTACTGGACATTCGCCGAGTTGAACCAATTTTTCATCGAACAGGCCGCGAACGGGCTTGTGCTGCAATCTCCATTGGCCAGCGCAGTGCGCAGCTTGTCGACATCAGCCTGCATCATGTAACGAACACCATCCCTGAAATGCGTGCTGTCCCCAAAGCCACCCTGGGTCATTTCACTCAGCGCATCTTCCTTGCTCCAGCCCTGCACGATCACCCGGTACATCGCCGCGATAAGACCGGTTCGGTCGGACCCGTGTTTGCAATGCATCAGAACCGGGCCATTGGCTTCGGCGGATTGAATGGTGCGCAGGGCTTTGAGTATGTCGGCGTCATCCACATGATTAGTACGATACGGCAGTTGAACCAAGGCAATTCCAGGTGTGGACAACCAACTCGAATCCGACTCCGGAAGAAAACTGATCACCGTTCCGACCTTGAGTTTTTCCAGTAGCGAAACCGCTCCACTGTCCGGCAGTGCACTGCGATAAAGCGTCGGCGACATTTGAAACAGGTTGTATTGCACCTCGATCGGTTGCGCCCACTCTGCCGGGCGGGGCGACGCAGTGTCGTCGGCGAGAACGGATGTCAGGGTGAAAATCGCGACCAGCGACAGGCACATCGCAGGGATAAAGCGCGGTAAGGACATACTCGGTTGGCCGTTGAGGAATAGGTTGGATGTTGGCGTTCAGCTTCAACCCCGAGCGGTCAAAGGTCTGTCAGGCAGGCGTGAATGAAATGTGAAACGCTGCTGCCGGGACCACATGACAGAATCAACAGGGCACCCGGCAGACTTCAGGCGACGCAGGCTTACAATTTCAGCTTGAAGAACGCTTTAGCAAGGTCTTCCAGACCAGGCGATTCTTCGGAATTGTAGGCGTTGGAGAGAATTTTCCTGACTGAAAAACTAGCCCCCTCATCGAAAGACTCGGCATTGAATGACGAGTCGATTTCCGGCTCCTGACTATCCTCCAGATCCAGTACTTCAATTCGAACGACGTGTCTCAACGGCGCGACAGGTTTAATTGGTTTCTCAGGATCAAAAACCTCGACGAGCTCGACGCAACCTAGCGAAAGAAAAGCTGCAAATTCCGGGCGTATTATTGACTGACGGTAAAATTAAAGCCCAACTTCAGTGATCGCATTGATATCTTTTTCATCAATGCTTCCGTCCGGAATAACATTTATGTCCGACCATGGATCGAAATCGAGCCTGTACTCTTCGGCACCACCGACCTTTATGTGCAAGACCATGACTGTAACTTTGTCAAAGCGATCTGACCATTTCAGATTATCCGCCTCTTCAGTTTGCGCCCTTACCAATTTAATAATTATTTTATTACTTTCATTGGTTTTTACTCGCTGAAGGTAAACGCCTTTTGTATGGGGCTCCCACATGATTTTACCTGTCTACCATCCCTTTTGCGTTTATTCGGAAAGGCCATTATGGATTGACGATACTCGCATAGGCCTTGGCCAGCGCCAGCATCCTGGCCTTGTCTTCATTATCGATATCGCCATCATCATCTACATCCTTCGCCTTGCTAATACTGAAAGACTTACCACCATCGTAAGACGACGCAATGTAGATACTGGAGTCCAACAACTTGTCACCATCCTCACCTGGTTCTTTCAGAGCGAATTGCATCGAAACCAATACTTCATTTGGATCAACGATGGTAGGACCAAGCTTTTGAAGAAAGATGCCACGACGATTAAAATACGACATTGTAAAATCCTTTTAATTAAACTTATATTTAGGTTTGCTGCGAGAAAAGAATACCGGCATTTTCAACATATAAACCAGTTCTTATATGTTTCTCTTAATTGCCTCGCCAATATATAAAGTAAAAAGGTGCCGAACGGCAGTAGCACGTCGACGGATCTCACGATACTGTATGTGCATACAGCATCAGGATTATCCCATGCAGACGACTTTGCCCCCTCGCGGTCGCGGCACCGCGACCAACCCGCACAACCGCTTCGCCCCCAATCATTCGGTGGCCGAGGACGACGGCTGGTATCAGGAAGTGCCGATGACCCAAGGCACCGAGGTGCGCATCGAGACGGCGAAAACCATCATCACCCGTAACAACTCGCCGGACCTTCCCTTTGACCGCTCGATCAATCCCTATCGCGGTTGCGAGCATGGGTGCATTTATTGTTATGCACGACCCAGCCATGCTTATTGGGACATGTCGCCGGGGCTGGATTTCGAAACCCGATTGATCGCCAAGACCAACGCGACGGATGTGCTGGAACAACAGCTGTCCAAACGCGGTTATCAATGCGCGCCAATCAACCTCGGTTCCAACACCGATCCTTATCAGCCGATCGAACGCGAATACAAAATCATCCGACAAACCCTCGAAGTACTGCTGCGATACCGCCATCCCGTGACCATCGTCACCAAAGGCTCGCTGATCCTTCGCGATCTGGACTTGCTGACCGAACTGGCACAGCAAAATCTGGTGGCGGTGATGATCAGCCTGACCACCCTGGACGACGAACTCAAACGCACCCTCGAGCCTCGCGCCGCAGCGCCCAAGGCACGACTGCGAGCGATCCGGGTAATGCGCGAGTCAGGGATACCGGTGGGGGTGCTGTGTTCTCCGATGATTCCAATGATCAACGACAGCGAACTCGAAAGCCTGCTCACCGAGGCCCATGCAGCCGGGGCGCAGAGCGCTGCCTACATGATGCTGCGCTTACCGCTGGAAGTGGCACCGTTGTTCGAGGAATGGCTGGCTGCCCACTATCCGCAACGTGCCGCTCATGTCCTGAGCCTGATTCGCCAGAGCCGTGGTGGTGAGCTCTACGACAGTCGCTTTGGCGCCCGGATGCGCGGCGAAGGGCCTTTTGCAGACCTGTTGGCGCAGCGCTTTGCCAAAACCATCAAGCGGCTGGGGCTCAACCATCGGGAAGGTTTCAACCTGGACTGCGAAGCCTTCTGTCCGCCGGGTCGCCAAATGTCGTTGATTTGAGGACAATTGGCCTATGGTTGAGTATTGGGCAACGCGCCCAAGACTTAAGCTGGTCACGTTTTTTGTGACCTGGAACACACGTTCTAGAGCGATTGATTCAGTTTGAATTAAGATTCGGCCGCTACCTTGTTCATCGAGTGACTGACGGGTCGAGACCATTGACCTGGATGTTTTTTAACCAGCCACTGGCTTCACACCGGACAAACGGGAAAATTCCCCTGACTCCGCCAAAGAGGATGAATCATGAGTGACAAGGATAAACAGCCGTTGGCTGCGTCGGCTTCAGCCCAACCCGAGGCGGAAACCGCCGATGCAGCGCTGCAGCATATCGTTGACGGCTTTTTGCATTTTCATCACGAGATCTTTCCGCAACAGGAAGAACTCTTCAAAAAACTCGCCACCGCCCAGCGGCCGCGGGCCATGTTCATCGCCTGCGCCGACTCGCGCATCGTTCCTGAGTTAATCACTCAAAGCGCCCCCGGCGACTTGTTCGTCACTCGCAACGTTGGCAACGTCGTGCCGCCGTATGGGCAAATGAACGGTGGTGTTTCCACAGCTATCGAGTACGCCGTGCTGGCCCTCGGCGTGCATCACATCATCATTTGCGGGCATTCCGACTGTGGCGCGATGCGCGCAGTACTCAACCCGCAAAGCCTGGAAAAAATGCCCACGGTCAAAGCCTGGCTGCGGCATGCCGAAGTGGCGAAAACCATGGTCCAGGACAACTGCAACTGCGCGAACGAAAGCGAAAGCATGCACATCCTCACCGAAGAGAATGTGATCGCCCAATTGCAGCATTTGCGCACTCACCCATCGGTGGCTTCGCGCATGGCCAATGGTCAGTTGTTTATCCATGGTTGGGTCTACAACATCGAAACCAGCGAAATCAAAGCCTACGACGCTGATCAAGGTTGTTTCCTGCCGCTCAATGGCAGTCTGCCAATACCGGTGGCGACGCCTAAAGCGCGCTTCTAAATACTCCTAAAAATCCCCCGTGTGGGTTAGCCGTGGCTGCCGATCAGGCAGCCTGGCTTTGCCATGCCTGAAGAAAACTTCGGGAGAATCATTATGCGTGCTTCGCAACTCAAAGCTGTTCTGCCACGGGAGTTATTGGCTTCGGTGGTTGTGTTTCTGGTCGCCCTGCCCTTGTGCATGGGCATCGCGATCGCTTCGGGACTTCCCCCGGCAAAAGGCCTGATCACCGGGATCATCGGTGGTTTGGTAGTGGGCTGGTTGGCCGGTTCGCCTCTGCAAGTCAGCGGCCCTGCGGCGGGACTCGCGGTGCTGGTGTTCGAACTGGTGCGCCTGCATGGTGTGGTCATGCTCGGGCCGATCCTGCTGCTGGCGGGCTTTCTGCAATTGGTGGCCGGCCGGTTGAAACTGGGCTGCTGGTTTCGAGTGACGGCGCCAGCCGTTGTTTACGGCATGCTCGCTGGTATTGGCGTGCTGATCATCTTGTCCCAGGTGCACGTGATGCTCGACGCCGCGCCGAAACCTTCGGGGATGGATAACCTTGCAGCGTTCCCGAGTGCCGTGGCTCAAGCCTTGCCTTCGTTAGGTTGGCAGGCCGGTCTGCTCGGGCTGGGGACGATCGCCGTGATGTGGCTGTGGGAAAAATTGCGCCCACATGCCCTGCGTTTCGTCCCCGGCGCGCTGCTTGGGGTCGGGCTCGCCACTGTCGCCAGCCTGGCCCTGGCGTTGCAGGTTAACCGAGTGGAAGTCCCGGCCAACCTGGCCGAAGCGATTGACTGGCTGAAACCGGCGGACTTGCTGAACCTGGCTGACCCCACATTGCTGATCGCAGCGTTCGCAGTGGCCTTTATCGCCAGCGCAGAAACCCTGCTTTCGGCCGCCGCAGTTGACCGTATGCACAGCGGCGAGCGTTCAGATTTTGATCGCGAACTGTCAGCCCAAGGGGTCGGCAATATGCTCTGCGGATTGCTCGGAGCGTTGCCGATGACCGGTGTGATCGTGCGCAGTTCGGCCAACGTGCAGGCCGGTGCCACTACCCGGTACTCGACGATTTTCCACGGGTTGTGGCTGCTGGCGTTCGTGCTGTTGCTGTCGAGTGTGCTGCAAAGCATTCCGGTGGCGAGCCTGGCCGGCGTGTTGGTGTACACGGGATTCAAACTGGTGGATCTCAAGGTCTTTCGGGGGTTGGGGCGTTACGGCCGGATGCCGATGTTCACTTACGCCGCGACGGCGCTGGCGATCATATTCACTGACTTGCTGACCGGCGTGCTGATCGGCTTCGGCCTGACCCTGGCCAAACTGGCGTGGAAAGCCTCGCGATTGAAGATAAGTCTGATCGACTTGCCACAGGACGGCGAAATGGAGTTGCGGCTTGTGGGTGCAGCGACCTTTCTCAAGGTGCCGGCGTTGACACAGGTACTGGGCAGCATTCCTGCCGGCGCGACGGTGCATGTGCCGCTCAATAATCTGAGCTACATCGATCATGCGTGCCTGGAGTTGCTGGAGGAATGGGGGCGGGCGAATGCGGCGAAGGGGTCGAAGCTGTTGATTGAGGCGCGGGGGTTGAAACGTCGGCTTGAAGGGCGGATGCGCACCACCGCCGGAGTGGGTTCAATCGGATAAGCCTTGCAGGAGCCCGACTTGCCGACGATGAACGATAACGCGGTTGACCTGAAAACCACATCGTTCATCGCCGGCAAGCCAGCTCCCACAGAAATCTGCGCTTATGCTACCGGCTGATCCAGCTCCAGGCCTACGCCCAGACGGCGTGACATGCACGGCCAACGCTTCCACGCGGCGCCGGTGTCCGGGCTGCTGAGCTTCTCGCGGTAGGCTTCCACCGACTCCAGTGCAAAGCTGTCTTCGTCGAGCATCTCGTCAATGGCGTGATGCACCGCCTCGTCCAGTTGGTTGGCAAATTCCTCACCGATCAATTGGTGGGCAATCAGGTTGGCGACAGTCATGTCCAAGGGGATCAGTGGCTGGCCGAAATGCTTGATGTACAGGTCGTTGACCTCTTCGACAAAACGGTGCGCCAGATAGGCTTCGTCCAGCAGGCTGTCGAGCCCGACGTGCCCGGCCATGATGGCGGGCGGCTGGAGGAAGTACTGTTCGGCGATTTTCAGCACCGGTTTGATCTGTGACTCGATACCCGCTTCCCTGGCGACTTCATTGGCTGCATCCAGCAGATCAGGAACTTCATCGATATAAGCGGCGACAAAACGCGTCAGCACGCCATTGGCGTCGTTCTCCGGCAATTGGATCGCCGGGTGTAAATGAGGCAGTTTGCTTTCCAGCTGACGAGTCAGCAGTCCGGTTTCGGCTTCGTGTTGTTGGGCTTTTTGGATCTGCTCGCGCAATGCGGCGGTGTTCATGAAAACTCCAGGAAACAAGGCAATGAAATAGGGAAGACATAACTTAGCTGGCTTACGAAATTTGCTAAGACGCTTTTGTCATAATTATTTCATCCTTGAGACGTCGTCGTTATATCCATTAGCCACCACTCGTCTGCATCCTTCTCCATTCGTGACCTGCAATGCAAGTTAATGCTGTTTCATTTGATTTACGCCTTCACATTGCGAGGTGAGAGTCGCTGTCTATACTCGGGTTGGAATGGAGTTAGCTGATGACGCCCGACTGCATATGCAGCAAGGCCCGGCGATTCAAGTTCGTAGTCTGAAACAGCCGCTCCCTTGCCGCAGGTGAAAGCCGGCGGGATAACAAGAACGATAAGGGGAACCCGCAATGATGCGACATCCACATGTCTGGATGGGCCTCCTGTTGTGGTCGATTTTCAGCCAGGCGCAAGCGGCCTGGACTGTGAATATGGCGCCTGGAGCGACTGAAATCAGTCACGCTGTTTTTGACCTGCACATGACCATTTTCTGGATCTGTGTAGTGATCGGCATCATCGTCTTTGGCGCGATGTTCTGGTCGATGATCCTGCACCGCCGCTCGACCGGGCAGGTGGCGGCAAAATTTCATGAAAGCACCACCGTCGAAATCATGTGGACCATCGTGCCCTTCATCATTCTGGTGGCCATGGCGGTGCCCGCGACGGCGACCCTGATCAAGATGTACGACGCCAGTGAGCCGGATATCGATATCCAGGTCACCGGCTACCAGTGGAAGTGGCATTACAAATACCTGGGCCAGGACGTCGAGTTTTTCAGCAACCTGGCCACGCCCGCCGACCAGATCCACAACAAGGAAGCCAAGAACGAGCACTATTTGCTCGAGGTCGACAAGCCTTTGGTGCTGCCGATTGGCGCCAAGGTGCGCTTCCTGGTGACGTCCGCCGACGTGATCCACTCCTGGTGGGTGCCGGCCTTCGCGGTCAAGCGTGATGCGATCCCGGGGTTCGTCAACGAAGCCTGGACCCGCATCGAAAAGCCCGGCATTTACCGTGGCCAGTGCGCCGAGCTGTGCGGCAAGGACCACGGCTTCATGCCGATCGTGGTCGAGGTCAAGGAAAAGGCCGATTACGAAAAATGGCTGGGTGAGCGCAAGGCGGAAGCCGCGCAGCTCAAGGAGCTCACCAGCAAGGAATGGACCCTCGACGAACTCAAAGAGCGCGGCGACAAGATCTATCACACCACGTGCGTGGCCTGTCACCAGTCCGAAGGCCAGGGCTTGCCGCCGATGTTCCCGGCACTCAAGGGCTCCAAAATCGCCACCGGGCCAAAAGAAGGCCACCTGAGCATTGTCTTCCACGGCAAGCCTGGCACCGCGATGGCGGCGTTCGGCAAGCAGCTCTCGGAAGTCGATATCGCGGCGGTCGTGACCTACGAACGTAACGCCTGGGGCAACAACAAGGGCGACATGGTCACTCCGAAAGAAGTGCTGGAGCTGAAACAGGCGGAAAGCAAATGACCCGGTCTATTGCGCACGTAAGCAACCGGCCGGGGCAGTATGCCCCGGCCCGCCGAGCCCATTCGTTGACAGGAGAAAGGCCATGAGCGCCGTCATCGATGACCATGGTCATGCCGACCACGCCCACGGCCCCGCCAAAGGCCTGATGCGCTGGGTGCTGACCACTAACCACAAGGACATCGGCACGCTGTACCTTTGGTTCGCGTTTTCCATGTTCCTGCTCGGCGGCTCGTTCGCGATGGTGATTCGCGCCGAGCTGTTCCAGCCGGGACTGCAAATCGTCCAGCCGGAATTCTTCAATCAGATGACCACCATGCACGGTCTGGTGATGGTGTTCGGTGCGGTGATGCCAGCCTTCGTCGGCCTCGCCAACTGGATGATCCCGCTGATGATCGGCGCGCCGGACATGGCCCTGCCACGGATGAACAACTTCAGCTTCTGGCTGTTGCCGGCGGCGTTCATCCTGTTGGTGTCGACCCTGTTCACCCCCGGCGGCGGTCCTAACTTCGGCTGGACGTTCTACGCGCCACTGTCGACGACCTACGCGCCGGAAAGCGTGACCTTTTTCATCTTCGCCATCCACTTGATGGGGATCAGTTCGATCATGGGTGCGATCAACGTGATCGCGACCATCCTCAACTTGCGCGCCCCCGGCATGACGCTGATGAAAATGCCGCTGTTCGTCTGGACCTGGCTGATCACCGCGTTCCTGCTGATCGCGGTGATGCCGGTACTGGCCGGGTGCGTGACGATGATGCTGATGGACATCCACTTCGGTACCAGTTTCTTCAGTGCTGCTGGTGGTGGCGACCCGGTGCTGTTCCAGCATGTGTTCTGGTTCTTCGGCCACCCCGAGGTGTACATCATGATCCTGCCGGCCTTCGGTGCCGTCAGCTCGATCATCCCGACCTTCTCGCGCAAGCCGCTGTTCGGCTACACCTCGATGGTCTACGCCACGGCGAGCATCGCGTTCCTGTCGTTCATCGTCTGGGCGCACCACATGTTCGTGGTCGGCATTCCGCTGGTGGGTGAGCTGTTCTTCATGTACGCCACGCTGCTGATCGCAGTGCCGACGGGCGTGAAGGTGTTCAACTGGGCCAGCACCATGTGGCAAGGCTCGCTGACCTTCGAAACGCCAATGCTGTTCGCCGTGGCGTTCGTGATCCTGTTCTCCATCGGCGGTTTCTCCGGGTTGATGCTGGCCATCGCTCCGGCGGACTTCCAGTACCAGGACACCTACTTCGTGGTTGCGCACTTCCACTACGTGCTGGTGCCGGGCGCGATCTTCGGGATCTTCGCCTCGGCCTACTACTGGCTGCCGAAATGGACCGGCCACATGTACGACGAAACCCTCGGCAAGCTGCACTTCTGGCTGTCGTTCATCGGCATGAACATGGCCTTCTTCCCGATGCACTTCGTGGGGCTGGCGGGGATGCCACGGCGGATTCCGGACTACAACCTGCAATTCGCCGACTTCAACATGGTGTCGTCGATTGGCGCGTTCATGTTTGGCACCACGCAGCTGTTCTTCCTGTTCATCGTGATCAAGACCATTCGCGGCGGCCCGCCCGCACCGGCCAAACCGTGGGATGGGGCTGAAGGCCTGGAGTGGAGCATTCCGTCACCGGCGCCGTATCACACCTTCACCACGCCGCCGGAAGTGAAATGAACACTTTCTGCCTTGTGGAAATTCCTGTGGGAGCTGGCTTGCCAGCGATGGGATCACCGCGGTGTGTCAGGCATGCAGCCATCGCTGGCAAGCCAGCTCCCACAGGGTTCTCGGTAGAGGGCATAGGTCATGGCTGATTCAATTTCGATGAAGAAGCTGGTCACTCGTCTGTTGCTGGTGGTGGTGGCGATGTTTGTGTTCGGGTTTGCCCTGGTGCCGATCTACGACGTGATGTGCAAGGCGTTCGGCATCAACGGCAAGACTGCCGGGCAGTACGAGGGTGAGCAAACGGTCGATACCTCACGTCAGGTTCGCGTGCAGTTCCTGTCGACCAACTCCGCCGACATGTCCTGGGATTTCTATCCCAGGCACGATGAGCTGACAGCCAACCCCGGGGCGGTGAACGAGATGATCTTCATTGCCCACAACCCCACCAACAAACCGATGAGTGCCCAGGCAGTGCCAAGCATCGCACCGAGCGCGGCGGCGGCTTATTTCCACAAGACCGAATGTTTCTGTTTTACCCAGCAAGTGCTGCAGCCCGGTGAACGGATTGAGATGCCGGTACGTTTCATCGTTGACCGTGACATGCCCAAGGATGTGAAGCACCTGACGCTGTCCTACACGCTGTTCGATATCACCGCCCGACATCCACCGGTCGCTGTAAACACTGGCGGTTGAGCGTGCCCGATAAGGAGAACAATAAATGGCAACTCATGAACACTATTACGTCCCGGCCCAGAGCAAATGGCCGATCATCGCCACGGTCGGGATGTTCGTCACCGTATTCGGCCTGGCCACCTGGTTCAACGATCTGAAAGCGGCGCGGCCGGAATCCCACGGCCCGCTGATCTTTTTCGTCGGTGGCCTGCTGCTGGCCTACATGCTGTTTGGCTGGTTCGGCACGGTGATCAAGGAAAGTCGCGGCGGCTTGTACAGCGCCCAGATGGACCGCTCGTTCCGCTGGGGCATGAGCTGGTTCATCTTCTCGGAGGTGATGTTCTTCATCGCCTTCTTCGGCGCGCTGTTTTATGTGCGTCACGTCTCCGGCCCGGCACTTGGCGGTGAAGGCGCCAAAGGCATTGCGCATATGCTGTGGCCGAGCTTCGAGTTCACCTGGCCACTGCTGAACAACCCGGATTCCAAACTATTCCCGCCCCCCAAAGACGTCATCAGCCCCTGGGGCCTGCCGCTGCTCAACACCGTGCTGCTGGTGAGTTCCAGCGTCACCGTGACCATCGCCCACCACGCGCTGAAAAAGGGCCATCGCGGCGCGTTGAAACTCTGGCTGGCGATCACTGTTTTGCTGGGCTGCGCGTTCCTCGGCTTTCAGGCTGAAGAGTACATGCACGCCTATCACGAACTGGGCCTGACCCTTGGTTCGGGCATCTACGGCGCGACGTTCTTCATGCTTACCGGGTTCCACGGCGCCCACGTGACCATTGGCACCATCATCCTGTTCGTGATGCTGATGCGGATCATGCGCGGGCACTTCGACAACGAGCACCAGTTCGGTTTCGAGGCGGCGAGTTGGTACTGGCACTTTGTGGATGTGGTGTGGATCGGGCTGTTCGTTTTCGTCTACGTACTCTGAGCGCTACCACGGCGCATGTGACACCAACTGGCCGCTGAAAAAACCCCAGGCAATCAAGCCGACGGTAATGGCGGCCAGAGCGACACGGACACTCAAGGCAATGACGAGGCGGTTCGAGCTGCTGTCGTCCTTGACCAGAAAAAACAGGCCGCTGAACAGGCTGACAACCGTGGCAATCAGCATCAGGACGATGGCTGCTTTGAGCATGGTGAGACTCCGGGGGAAAAGCGATGCACTTGAGTATAGCTATCGCGATGACCGACTTTCTGGCGACGCCATGAAGCGCTTTCGGCCGGGCATTGTGCCGACGCTGGTGGTAGCGCTGTTGCTGCCGTTGCTGGTGTCACTCGGGTTCTGGCAATTAAGTCGGGGCGCGGAAAAAAGCGCGCTGCTGCAAAGCTACGCCGAGCGTCGGGCAGCCGAACCGATGGCCAGCACCGAGCTGCAACACACCGCAGACCCAGCCTTCCGCCGGGTACGCCTGCACGGCCAGTTCGACGCCGCCCACAGTCTGTTGCTGGATAACCGCCAGCGCGACGGCAAGGTCGGGGTCGAGTTGCTACAACCGTTTCAGGATCAAGCCACCGGGTTGTGGCTGCTGGTCAATCGCGGCTGGCTGCCATGGCCGGACCGTCGCACTCCCCCGCAATTCACCACGCCGACCAACGCCTTGAGCCTCGACGCCTGGGTCTACGTGTCTCCAGGTGCGAC
The Pseudomonas sp. MYb327 DNA segment above includes these coding regions:
- a CDS encoding twin transmembrane helix small protein; its protein translation is MLKAAIVLMLIATVVSLFSGLFFLVKDDSSSNRLVIALSVRVALAAITVGLIAWGFFSGQLVSHAPW
- a CDS encoding cytochrome c oxidase subunit 3; this encodes MATHEHYYVPAQSKWPIIATVGMFVTVFGLATWFNDLKAARPESHGPLIFFVGGLLLAYMLFGWFGTVIKESRGGLYSAQMDRSFRWGMSWFIFSEVMFFIAFFGALFYVRHVSGPALGGEGAKGIAHMLWPSFEFTWPLLNNPDSKLFPPPKDVISPWGLPLLNTVLLVSSSVTVTIAHHALKKGHRGALKLWLAITVLLGCAFLGFQAEEYMHAYHELGLTLGSGIYGATFFMLTGFHGAHVTIGTIILFVMLMRIMRGHFDNEHQFGFEAASWYWHFVDVVWIGLFVFVYVL
- the coxB gene encoding cytochrome c oxidase subunit II, with the translated sequence MMRHPHVWMGLLLWSIFSQAQAAWTVNMAPGATEISHAVFDLHMTIFWICVVIGIIVFGAMFWSMILHRRSTGQVAAKFHESTTVEIMWTIVPFIILVAMAVPATATLIKMYDASEPDIDIQVTGYQWKWHYKYLGQDVEFFSNLATPADQIHNKEAKNEHYLLEVDKPLVLPIGAKVRFLVTSADVIHSWWVPAFAVKRDAIPGFVNEAWTRIEKPGIYRGQCAELCGKDHGFMPIVVEVKEKADYEKWLGERKAEAAQLKELTSKEWTLDELKERGDKIYHTTCVACHQSEGQGLPPMFPALKGSKIATGPKEGHLSIVFHGKPGTAMAAFGKQLSEVDIAAVVTYERNAWGNNKGDMVTPKEVLELKQAESK
- a CDS encoding SURF1 family protein, whose translation is MKRFRPGIVPTLVVALLLPLLVSLGFWQLSRGAEKSALLQSYAERRAAEPMASTELQHTADPAFRRVRLHGQFDAAHSLLLDNRQRDGKVGVELLQPFQDQATGLWLLVNRGWLPWPDRRTPPQFTTPTNALSLDAWVYVSPGATFQLHADPSTTAWPQLITAVEPAKLWTALDREGFAYELRAETGAATYQADWPVVAMGPEKHIAYAVQWFAMSIALLGLYLYLGWHNAKEKHHGSGHESTQHV
- the ctaD gene encoding cytochrome c oxidase subunit I, with product MSAVIDDHGHADHAHGPAKGLMRWVLTTNHKDIGTLYLWFAFSMFLLGGSFAMVIRAELFQPGLQIVQPEFFNQMTTMHGLVMVFGAVMPAFVGLANWMIPLMIGAPDMALPRMNNFSFWLLPAAFILLVSTLFTPGGGPNFGWTFYAPLSTTYAPESVTFFIFAIHLMGISSIMGAINVIATILNLRAPGMTLMKMPLFVWTWLITAFLLIAVMPVLAGCVTMMLMDIHFGTSFFSAAGGGDPVLFQHVFWFFGHPEVYIMILPAFGAVSSIIPTFSRKPLFGYTSMVYATASIAFLSFIVWAHHMFVVGIPLVGELFFMYATLLIAVPTGVKVFNWASTMWQGSLTFETPMLFAVAFVILFSIGGFSGLMLAIAPADFQYQDTYFVVAHFHYVLVPGAIFGIFASAYYWLPKWTGHMYDETLGKLHFWLSFIGMNMAFFPMHFVGLAGMPRRIPDYNLQFADFNMVSSIGAFMFGTTQLFFLFIVIKTIRGGPPAPAKPWDGAEGLEWSIPSPAPYHTFTTPPEVK
- a CDS encoding cytochrome c oxidase assembly protein — encoded protein: MADSISMKKLVTRLLLVVVAMFVFGFALVPIYDVMCKAFGINGKTAGQYEGEQTVDTSRQVRVQFLSTNSADMSWDFYPRHDELTANPGAVNEMIFIAHNPTNKPMSAQAVPSIAPSAAAAYFHKTECFCFTQQVLQPGERIEMPVRFIVDRDMPKDVKHLTLSYTLFDITARHPPVAVNTGG